A region of Malaciobacter marinus DNA encodes the following proteins:
- a CDS encoding flagellar biosynthetic protein FliR, whose amino-acid sequence MEAFLSLLNEAVVIKFLLLLARILSFVAFMPVYGHSAVSPKIRVTFAFFVTIFLFPIIEVKNLVTQDMFVLSLISEITLGAVAAFFVHIIFSAVRIIGELIEYSTALSMANMFDPATGTQEGVVNRFLYMVALVLFFETGMYEMTFVILVKSFSIIHLGYFDIFSYDGIQIIIDEINRLFAFSFSFALPLFFIAFILDLYYGYGTRSMPAFSPFVITFQLKFAVIFLFLIFGMEIFTHSFTNFFINKFQ is encoded by the coding sequence ATGGAAGCCTTTTTATCCTTACTAAATGAAGCTGTAGTAATTAAATTTTTACTACTTCTTGCAAGAATATTATCTTTTGTAGCTTTTATGCCAGTTTATGGTCATAGTGCAGTTAGTCCAAAAATTAGAGTAACTTTTGCCTTTTTTGTTACTATTTTTTTATTTCCAATTATTGAAGTAAAAAATTTAGTTACTCAAGATATGTTTGTACTTTCACTAATAAGTGAAATAACATTAGGAGCAGTTGCTGCTTTTTTTGTACATATTATATTTTCTGCTGTTAGAATAATAGGGGAGTTAATTGAGTACTCAACAGCTTTATCTATGGCAAATATGTTTGATCCTGCAACAGGGACACAAGAAGGTGTTGTTAATAGATTTTTGTATATGGTTGCTTTAGTGCTTTTTTTTGAAACAGGCATGTATGAGATGACATTTGTTATTCTAGTAAAAAGTTTTTCTATAATTCATTTGGGTTATTTTGATATATTCTCATATGATGGAATACAGATTATTATTGATGAAATAAATAGGCTTTTTGCTTTTTCTTTCTCTTTTGCATTGCCTCTTTTTTTTATTGCATTTATACTTGATTTATATTATGGTTATGGTACAAGATCAATGCCTGCATTTTCTCCATTTGTTATTACGTTTCAGTTGAAATTTGCAGTTATTTTTCTATTTTTAATATTTGGAATGGAAATTTTTACACACTCGTTTACAAATTTTTTTATAAACAAGTTTCAATAA
- a CDS encoding tetratricopeptide repeat protein has protein sequence MKNIIILFLLVSFSFAKKDFYYSFINSANEQISQERKQAIADGFDIIENVRMLAKKGKVDEAYDQINDFKNKNKIKLLETDIYVLYAELSLKKKTKRFILDAVKELETAINSSKIREDQLAKAYMLLVDLKLYSNKTSEAEYFANIIINSFNDNVTKAYGKIHLAKVYKFQYKYDKAARILYEVLTKTTDILVATIVADELFDVYIADNKYDEAYELISKVLDKNIEYYAKDSYLALDKVDRLINAKMPEFAIKILTELIKRTDDKQMIEEFKIKLANTYMLMYEGTPKYLIKARELYEDILKNYPNGMYVDKAKMYIDEIYMREGKIDPNVVSNKYNESASMQQKVLLQELLNEKRDKKYETILRKKRVYSKISNSIAKRFGYDSMNAIFDVVNIEMIKQYLSEGKCALLNTTLKTSRRETLQKLIDDEETKEDFFQCMVQEPYERAYLLMKDAFNRSRDAQIYLYLEQMAYKLGLLDEAMGFSAKVEMVDDKDVLAKEFLYRFLILNSKNEPISMKRFYSYAQNNKDYIKANENNPMIIDFYYQYYLYLLEQDKKEEAYEILTNLYNKQKDIKARVYSPFVEQELAKYEKNKNNTQKALNYLLEGLDTNRKIKPNDLVKSYYEVIKAYETLENNQKKEEYVKKCKEVEGTQDSLYKKMCDEM, from the coding sequence TTGAAAAATATAATAATTTTATTTTTATTAGTATCATTTTCTTTTGCTAAAAAAGATTTTTACTATAGCTTTATAAACTCTGCAAATGAACAAATTTCTCAAGAAAGAAAGCAAGCAATTGCAGATGGTTTTGATATTATTGAAAATGTAAGAATGCTCGCAAAAAAAGGTAAGGTTGATGAAGCCTATGATCAAATAAATGATTTTAAAAATAAAAATAAAATAAAACTTTTAGAAACAGATATTTATGTATTGTATGCTGAATTATCACTCAAAAAGAAAACAAAAAGATTTATCCTAGATGCAGTAAAAGAGCTAGAAACTGCTATAAATAGTTCAAAAATAAGAGAAGACCAACTTGCAAAAGCTTATATGCTTTTAGTCGATTTAAAACTTTATTCAAACAAAACTAGTGAGGCTGAATATTTTGCAAATATTATTATTAATAGTTTTAATGACAATGTTACTAAAGCTTATGGAAAAATACATTTAGCAAAAGTATATAAATTTCAATACAAATATGATAAAGCTGCTAGAATCTTATATGAAGTTTTAACTAAAACAACAGATATTTTAGTAGCAACAATTGTAGCAGATGAACTTTTTGATGTTTATATTGCAGATAATAAATATGATGAAGCTTATGAATTAATCTCTAAAGTATTAGATAAAAATATAGAGTATTATGCAAAGGATTCTTATTTAGCTTTAGATAAAGTAGATAGATTAATAAATGCAAAAATGCCAGAGTTTGCAATTAAAATTTTAACTGAACTGATTAAACGAACAGATGATAAACAAATGATTGAAGAGTTTAAAATTAAACTTGCAAATACATATATGCTTATGTATGAGGGAACACCAAAATATTTAATAAAAGCAAGAGAATTATATGAAGATATTTTAAAGAATTATCCAAATGGTATGTATGTTGATAAAGCAAAAATGTATATTGATGAAATTTATATGAGAGAAGGAAAAATTGATCCAAATGTTGTTTCAAACAAATACAATGAATCTGCGTCAATGCAACAAAAAGTATTATTACAAGAGTTGCTAAATGAGAAAAGAGATAAAAAGTATGAAACAATATTAAGGAAAAAAAGAGTTTATAGTAAAATTTCAAATTCAATTGCTAAAAGATTTGGTTATGATAGTATGAATGCAATTTTTGATGTAGTTAATATTGAGATGATAAAACAGTATTTATCAGAAGGAAAATGTGCTTTATTAAATACTACACTAAAAACATCAAGAAGAGAAACTTTACAAAAATTAATAGATGATGAAGAAACAAAAGAAGATTTTTTCCAGTGTATGGTTCAAGAACCATATGAAAGAGCATACTTACTTATGAAAGATGCATTTAATAGAAGCAGAGATGCACAAATATATCTTTATTTGGAACAAATGGCATATAAATTAGGCTTATTAGATGAAGCAATGGGCTTTTCTGCCAAAGTAGAAATGGTAGATGATAAAGATGTTTTAGCAAAAGAGTTTTTATATAGATTTTTGATTTTAAATTCAAAAAATGAACCAATATCAATGAAAAGATTTTATTCATATGCTCAGAATAATAAAGACTATATAAAAGCAAATGAAAATAATCCTATGATTATTGACTTTTACTATCAATATTATCTTTATTTATTAGAGCAAGATAAAAAAGAAGAAGCTTATGAAATATTGACTAATTTATATAATAAACAAAAAGATATAAAAGCAAGAGTTTATTCTCCTTTTGTTGAACAAGAACTTGCAAAATATGAAAAAAATAAAAACAATACACAAAAAGCTTTAAACTATTTACTTGAGGGCTTAGATACAAATAGAAAGATTAAGCCAAATGATTTAGTAAAATCATATTATGAGGTTATAAAAGCTTATGAAACTTTAGAAAATAATCAAAAAAAAGAAGAATATGTTAAAAAGTGCAAAGAGGTTGAGGGTACACAAGATAGTTTATATAAAAAAATGTGTGATGAGATGTAA
- the flhB gene encoding flagellar biosynthesis protein FlhB — MADEDEKTEEPTPKKIEDAKKEGNVNKSMEVTGAAILFFGSIYLVFFSGHFWTQIKKLMLYSYGFIGQELDANIYYTLTYTITMTMLSALAPLFALVFLLTLITNWTQFGFVVTPLKFDLQKLDPIKGFGNIFGLKKAIESLKLTMKLIIIMGVMVVIILLTGEDYLAMMNMSLHATLSKMIDLTVIFLASILLIIIIFAIMDFFFTRFYYLKSLRMSKQDIKDEFKNMDGDPQVKGRIRKIQMEMSMKRMMSDVPDADVVITNPTHYAVALKYDNQVDTAPKMIAKGIDFIALRIKDVAKENDIPIIENPALARSIHDQIEISQEIPGEFYKAIAEIFAYVFELKKKKR; from the coding sequence ATGGCTGATGAAGATGAAAAAACCGAAGAACCCACACCCAAAAAGATTGAAGACGCCAAGAAAGAGGGTAATGTCAATAAATCTATGGAAGTTACAGGTGCTGCAATTTTATTTTTTGGATCGATTTATTTAGTATTTTTTTCAGGTCATTTTTGGACTCAAATAAAAAAATTAATGCTTTACTCTTATGGTTTTATAGGACAAGAGTTAGATGCTAATATATATTATACATTAACTTATACTATTACTATGACTATGTTATCAGCACTAGCTCCATTATTTGCTTTAGTTTTTCTTCTAACTTTAATTACAAATTGGACTCAATTTGGATTTGTTGTTACTCCTTTGAAGTTTGATTTGCAAAAGCTAGATCCAATAAAAGGTTTTGGAAATATTTTTGGTTTAAAAAAAGCCATTGAATCATTAAAACTAACAATGAAGTTAATAATTATTATGGGTGTAATGGTTGTTATTATTTTGCTAACAGGAGAAGATTATCTTGCGATGATGAATATGTCTTTGCATGCAACATTAAGCAAAATGATTGATTTAACTGTTATCTTTTTAGCAAGTATATTACTTATTATAATAATTTTTGCTATAATGGATTTTTTCTTTACAAGATTTTATTATTTAAAATCATTAAGAATGAGTAAACAAGATATAAAAGATGAATTTAAAAATATGGATGGTGATCCTCAAGTAAAGGGGCGTATTAGAAAAATACAGATGGAAATGTCTATGAAAAGAATGATGTCAGATGTTCCAGATGCGGATGTTGTTATTACAAATCCTACTCATTATGCTGTTGCTTTAAAATATGATAATCAAGTAGACACTGCTCCTAAAATGATTGCAAAAGGTATTGATTTTATTGCATTAAGAATAAAAGATGTAGCTAAAGAGAATGATATTCCAATTATTGAAAACCCTGCACTAGCTAGATCTATACATGATCAAATTGAAATATCTCAAGAAATACCAGGTGAGTTTTACAAGGCAATTGCAGAGATATTTGCATATGTATTTGAATTAAAAAAGAAAAAGAGGTAG